The Fragaria vesca subsp. vesca linkage group LG2, FraVesHawaii_1.0, whole genome shotgun sequence genome includes a window with the following:
- the LOC101309125 gene encoding BI1-like protein-like → MASDPKPETNLDLEAGAPRRLYPSMTENPALRWVFIRKVYTTLIVQLLLTAAVAATVALVRPVTLFFVDTYAGLGVLIADFVLALAVVVALRFCGKKYPVNFILMGLFTVLIGVIVGMHCVFTQVLWNLYAVFRFFLTLYTFWAARRGYDFSFLGPFLFAALTVLIGFSLIQIFHPLGKTSHMIITLVGCIIFCGYIVYDTDKLIKRHEYDEYMLAAVQLYLDAINLFMNLSATLKS, encoded by the exons ATGGCGTCCGACCCGAAACCCGAGACGAACCTGGACCTCGAGGCCGGAGCTCCCCGCCGGCTCTACCCCTCCATGACCGAGAACCCGGCGCTCCGCTGGGTCTTCATCCGCAAAGTCTACACCACCCTCATCGTCCAGCTACTCCTCACCGCCGCCGTCGCCGCCACCGTTGCGTTGGTCCGCCCGGTCACCCTCTTCTTTGTCGACACCTACGCCGGCCTCGGCGTTCTCATCGCCGACTTCGTCTTGGCCCTCGCCG TGGTTGTTGCTTTGCGCTTTTGCGGCAAGAAGTACCCGGTGAATTTCATTTTGATGGGGCTTTTCACTGTCTTGATTGGAGTCATTGTTGGAATGCATTGTGTTTTTACTCAAG TTCTTTGGAATTTGTATGCGGTTTTCCGATTCTT CTTGACACTCTACACATTCTGGGCTGCAAGGAGAGGCTATGATTTCAGCTTCCTTGGTCCTTTTCTGTTTGCTGCTTTGACTGTTCTTATTGGGTTTAGCCTGATTCAG ATTTTCCATCCTCTGGGAAAAACCAGTCACATGATAATCACCCTTGTGGGATGCATCATCTTCTGTGGCTACATTGTCTACGACACGGATAAGCTGATCAAGCGCCATGAGTATGATGAGTACATGTTGGCTGCAGTCCAGCTATACTTGGATGCCATCAACCTCTTCATGAATTTGAGCGCAACTCTTAAAAGCTGA
- the LOC101306192 gene encoding chlorophyllase-1-like: protein MASVFDEGKLPFKFITEETPFSSCFDSSAPPKPLLIATPTVNGTYPVLLLLHGFYLRNYFYKGILQHIASHGFIAVGPQLYSLVPSTGPEEIESTAKVVNWLPQGLQSLLPENVVADLTKVALSGHSRGGKAAFALALGHAKASLSLDFSVLIGIDPVAGANQYCRTNPHILTYVPCSFDLNIPIAVIGTGLGPEKKNDCMSQPCASDGVNHKEFFNESKPPCAHFVAKDYGHMDMLDDDPPGLVGALSGCLCKNGSGPKDLMRKSVGGIVVAFLKAYLNGEDGDLLAIVADPGLSPAKLDPVKFITA from the exons ATGGCATCTGTTTTTGATGAAGGAAAGCTCCCCTTCAAGTTCATTACAGAGGAAACACCATTCTCCTCCTGTTTCGATTCCTCAGCCCCTCCAAAACCTTTGTTAATTGCGACACCAACTGTAAACGGAACTTATCCAGTACTCTTGCTTCTTCATGGCTTCTACCTCCGCAACTACTTCTACAAAGGGATACTCCAACACATAGCCTCTCATGGATTCATAGCTGTTGGACCTCAG TTATACAGCTTGGTGCCTTCAACTGGACCTGAAGAAATTGAATCAACTGCAAAAGTGGTGAACTGGTTACCACAAGGCCTTCAATCTCTTCTGCCTGAAAACGTTGTCGCAGACTTGACCAAAGTTGCTCTATCAGGCCATAGCAGAGGAGGCAAAGCAGCATTTGCACTAGCACTTGGGCATGCCAAGGCTTCTTTGTCCCTTGATTTTTCAGTGCTAATTGGGATTGACCCCGTAGCGGGTGCCAACCAATATTGCAGAACTAACCCCCACATCCTCACCTATGTCCCCTGCTCTTTCGACCTTAACATTCCCATCGCGGTGATTGGCACTGGCCTTGGACCGGAAAAGAAGAACGATTGCATGTCGCAACCGTGCGCTTCCGATGGTGTGAACCACAAGGAGTTCTTCAACGAGAGCAAACCTCCATGTGCACATTTTGTGGCCAAGGACTATGGTCACATGGACATGTTGGACGACGACCCACCTGGCTTGGTTGGAGCCCTGTCGGGATGTTTGTGCAAGAATGGAAGCGGTCCCAAGGACCTAATGAGGAAATCTGTGGGCGGAATTGTTGTGGCTTTTCTGAAGGCATATTTGAATGGTGAAGATGGAGATCTTCTTGCTATTGTAGCTGATCCTGGTCTTTCTCCTGCAAAGCTTGATCCTGTGAAGTTCATCACAGCATGA
- the LOC101305902 gene encoding BI1-like protein-like yields the protein MWNRKGDVESGSAPLYPMMLESPELRWSFIRKIYSIIAVQLLATIAVAAVVVSYHPIANFFVSTGAGLALYIVLIITPFIVLCPLYYYYQRHPVNFILLGIFTISLAFVVGLTCAFTSGKVILESAILTAVVVIALTLYTFWAARRGQDFNFLGPFLSGALLVLIVFGLIQIFFPLGKLSVMIYGCLASIIFCGYIVYDTDNLIKRYSYDEYIWAAVALYLDIINLFLALLTIFRGADS from the exons ATGTGGAACCGGAAAGGTGACGTGGAATCCGGATCAGCGCCGCTGTACCCCATGATGCTCGAGAGCCCCGAGCTCCGGTGGTCCTTTATCCGCAAAATCTACTCCATCATCGCCGTCCAGTTGCTAGCCACCATCGCCGTCGCCGCCGTCGTCGTCTCCTACCATCCCATCGCCAACTTCTTCGTCAGCACCGGCGCCGGCCTCGCTCTCTACATCGTCCTCATCATCACTCCCTTCATCG TGCTGTGTCCGCTGTACTATTACTACCAGAGGCATCCTGTCAATTTCATCTTGCTTGGGATTTTCACCATCTCTCTTGCCTTCGTCGTCGGATTGACTTGCGCTTTTACTAGCG GGAAGGTGATTTTGGAGTCTGCTATACTGACCGCTGTGGTTGTAATTGCTCTCACCCTGTACACTTTTTGGGCTGCAAGGAGAGGCCAGGATTTCAACTTTCTTGGTCCGTTCCTGTCCGGAGCATTGCTCGTTCTCATTGTGTTTGGTCTGATTCAG ATTTTCTTCCCTCTGGGTAAGCTCTCTGTGATGATATACGGGTGCTTGGCATCAATCATCTTTTGTGGATACATTGTGTATGACACGGACAATCTCATCAAGCGCTACTCTTATGACGAGTACATTTGGGCTGCGGTTGCGTTGTATTTGGACATCATCAACCTGTTCCTTGCTTTGCTCACTATTTTTAGAGGTGCTGACAGTTGA